The following proteins are co-located in the [Pasteurella] mairii genome:
- the glnB_2 gene encoding nitrogen regulatory protein P-II, with amino-acid sequence MKLVTAIIKPFRLDDVRDALSDIGIQGITVTEVKGFGRQKGHTELYRGAEYMVDFLPKVQVDIAVSDDRVDEVVEAICSVARTGHIGDGKIFVKPIERIIRIRTGETDDEAV; translated from the coding sequence ATGAAATTAGTGACTGCAATTATCAAACCGTTTCGTTTGGATGATGTGCGTGATGCGCTGTCTGACATTGGTATCCAAGGGATTACGGTGACAGAGGTGAAAGGTTTTGGACGCCAAAAAGGGCATACCGAGTTGTATCGTGGCGCCGAGTATATGGTGGATTTTTTACCTAAGGTCCAAGTGGACATTGCGGTGAGCGATGATCGTGTGGATGAAGTAGTTGAGGCGATTTGTAGCGTAGCAAGAACGGGACATATTGGGGATGGCAAAATTTTTGTTAAACCGATAGAACGGATTATCCGCATTCGTACCGGTGAAACGGACGACGAAGCGGTATAA
- the metF_1 gene encoding 5,10-methylenetetrahydrofolate reductase — protein sequence MRVIAKDYWDSGIRRIVALRGDEPPGYDKKPFYASDLVELLRSVADFDISVAAYPEVHPEAKSAQADLINLKRKIDAGANHVITQFFFDINSYLRFRDRCASIGIDAEIVPGILPVTNFKQLLKMAALTNVKIPSWLAKMYDGLDQDQTTRNLVAASVAIDMVRVLSREGVNDFHFYTLNRSELTYAICHILGVRPNL from the coding sequence TTGCGCGTTATCGCGAAAGATTATTGGGATAGCGGAATTCGTCGCATTGTGGCACTGCGCGGAGATGAGCCGCCGGGCTATGATAAAAAACCGTTTTATGCGTCGGATTTAGTGGAATTATTGCGTTCTGTGGCGGATTTCGATATTTCTGTCGCTGCTTATCCGGAAGTCCATCCGGAGGCAAAATCGGCGCAGGCGGATTTAATTAATTTGAAACGCAAAATTGACGCAGGCGCAAACCATGTGATTACGCAATTTTTCTTTGATATTAACAGTTATTTGCGTTTTCGTGATCGTTGTGCTTCTATCGGAATTGATGCGGAAATCGTACCGGGGATTTTGCCGGTGACGAATTTTAAACAATTGCTCAAAATGGCAGCATTGACCAATGTGAAGATTCCAAGCTGGCTTGCGAAAATGTATGATGGGTTGGATCAGGATCAAACTACGCGGAATTTAGTGGCGGCTAGCGTGGCGATTGATATGGTACGCGTGTTATCGCGTGAAGGCGTAAATGATTTCCATTTTTACACCTTAAACCGCAGCGAATTGACCTATGCTATTTGCCATATTTTAGGTGTGCGTCCGAATTTGTAA
- the metF_2 gene encoding 5,10-methylenetetrahydrofolate reductase has translation MSYAKEMDTLNQHLVDLKGDINVSFEFFPPKNEKMETILWESIHRLKSLEPKFVSVTYGANSG, from the coding sequence ATGAGTTATGCAAAGGAAATGGATACCTTAAATCAACATCTTGTTGATTTAAAAGGCGATATTAATGTGTCATTCGAGTTTTTCCCACCCAAAAATGAAAAAATGGAAACGATATTGTGGGAGTCTATCCACCGTTTAAAATCTCTTGAACCTAAATTTGTATCGGTCACTTATGGGGCAAATTCCGGATAG
- a CDS encoding putative transmembrane protein: MSKKTKITFTLSAIALALAVGAQFYTNYKIDQELQKFPYSLRDQLTLNVTQIKSNFFSRELMLSISDATSHKTNIIHTNLTALPFAITAESELPPELIKDLNKKWQVTIDKSVINSKFSVIGDYLQSDIVTQFRDLTNKPQELEVNLNFASKTKFMEIKSRLSGFYYDTNSNIKDLNAKLTLIPIGQNQYDLSDLDIKLSNADIYLLNGDNTHIELEKINYQLNKSVSADTYDLNTKLNTEKLSLSNKNNPQDKMQFNGLQLALAQIGVPNHLLFSNIWETVNKDKIDYQKAFQLLLDLIYNSKKLKFNIATQTATLPDGQEKLNLNNVSIATKANFENPQNAEMELDVTADNITQQNGEKADPISISGLEFSNELTQIDISKRVDLTKYVLNSMLKFSQEEKSHAKLIDLLHNISQHFQEKTQSKLKINSFVYPHVFNIEGLDLNYIEEPTNEQEYSVNISGNLDKLIDKEQAYQLNNIKVEFPFKLTQANYLIPFYFCENSLFSFACSTNLSNEDYNKLRLDIFKYVTLQTENMTLNFNMDTYPNTRGEDVSINGNLTLPALNSARSQSIHNETDALDERINAMTATLNLTFPATLVEINDKNAKQKTASPFWQELVLTIKPNGINGADNPLFLLGEGNYSFKYEQQPEQQILINGKPLSQILDASPDETPQEMLDAPENVPAVPELKQ; the protein is encoded by the coding sequence ATGAGCAAAAAAACAAAAATAACATTTACATTATCCGCCATTGCTCTTGCCTTAGCTGTAGGCGCTCAATTTTATACTAACTATAAAATTGATCAGGAATTACAAAAATTCCCTTATTCCCTACGCGATCAGCTCACACTCAATGTCACGCAAATTAAAAGCAACTTTTTTAGTCGCGAATTAATGTTAAGTATCAGTGATGCCACCTCACATAAAACGAATATTATTCACACAAATCTTACCGCACTTCCTTTCGCCATTACTGCTGAATCAGAATTGCCACCGGAATTAATCAAAGATTTGAATAAAAAATGGCAAGTCACTATTGATAAAAGTGTGATTAACAGTAAATTTTCTGTTATCGGCGATTATTTGCAATCGGATATTGTTACGCAATTCCGAGATCTCACCAATAAACCGCAAGAATTGGAGGTTAATTTAAATTTCGCTTCTAAAACGAAATTTATGGAAATCAAAAGTCGTTTGAGTGGTTTTTATTACGATACCAATTCTAATATTAAAGATCTCAATGCGAAGTTAACCTTAATTCCTATTGGACAAAATCAATATGATTTATCCGATTTAGATATCAAATTATCCAATGCGGATATTTATTTATTAAATGGTGATAATACACATATCGAACTGGAGAAAATAAATTATCAATTAAATAAATCAGTCTCCGCTGATACTTATGATTTAAATACGAAATTAAATACAGAAAAATTATCTCTTTCTAATAAAAATAATCCGCAAGATAAAATGCAATTTAATGGATTACAACTTGCGTTAGCGCAAATCGGCGTACCCAATCATTTATTATTTAGTAATATTTGGGAAACCGTAAATAAAGATAAAATTGATTATCAAAAAGCCTTTCAATTATTATTAGATTTAATTTATAACAGCAAAAAATTAAAATTTAATATTGCAACGCAAACCGCCACCTTACCAGATGGTCAAGAGAAATTAAATTTAAACAATGTTTCCATTGCGACAAAAGCAAACTTTGAAAATCCACAAAATGCCGAAATGGAACTTGATGTTACAGCGGATAACATCACACAACAAAATGGCGAAAAGGCGGATCCGATTTCTATTTCAGGGCTGGAATTTAGTAATGAATTAACGCAAATTGATATTAGCAAACGAGTCGATCTGACTAAATATGTGCTCAATTCTATGCTGAAGTTTTCCCAAGAGGAAAAAAGTCACGCTAAATTAATAGATTTACTCCACAATATCAGTCAACATTTTCAAGAAAAAACGCAATCAAAGTTAAAAATAAACTCCTTTGTTTATCCACATGTCTTTAATATAGAAGGACTTGATCTTAACTATATAGAGGAACCAACAAATGAACAAGAATATTCGGTGAATATTAGCGGAAACTTGGATAAGTTAATTGATAAAGAGCAAGCTTATCAATTAAATAATATTAAAGTAGAATTCCCTTTTAAATTGACGCAAGCCAATTATTTAATTCCATTTTATTTTTGCGAAAATTCGCTTTTCTCTTTCGCTTGTTCAACTAATTTATCTAACGAAGATTACAATAAATTGCGTTTAGATATTTTTAAATATGTTACACTACAAACAGAAAATATGACGCTTAATTTCAATATGGATACTTATCCAAACACCCGTGGGGAAGATGTCAGTATCAATGGGAATTTAACCCTACCGGCGTTAAATAGCGCGCGTAGTCAATCTATCCATAATGAAACTGACGCCTTGGACGAAAGAATTAATGCCATGACTGCAACGCTTAATTTAACGTTCCCAGCAACATTAGTAGAGATTAACGATAAAAACGCGAAACAAAAAACTGCCAGCCCATTTTGGCAAGAATTGGTGTTAACCATCAAACCGAATGGTATTAATGGTGCCGATAATCCGCTTTTCCTTCTTGGGGAGGGGAATTATTCGTTCAAATA